The window CGAAAATGCGAAGTTTCCAAACTGGGTCACTTGTTCCTGGCCGCCGGAATATTTAGAAATTCTAGATTGGCAATGGAACCAAGTCGTTATTCCTTATTGGAAAGAAGAATCCAAGTTTGCGGAGTCACACGGAATTAAGAAGATTGCCTTTGAAATGCATCCTGGTTTTGTTGTTTACAATCCGGAAACTTTACTAAAATTAAGGGAACATGTCGGACCTGCCATCGGTGCCAACTTTGATCCAAGCCATCTCGTTTGGCAAGGGATTCATCCCGTTGAGGCGATTAAAAAATTAGGAAAAGAAAATGCCATTTTTCATTTCCATGCAAAAGATATTTATCTGGATGAAGCGAATATTCGTGTCAATGGCGTATTGGATACAAAACATTACAGCGATATTTTGAATCGCTCCTGGACATTTAGATCCGTTGGATACGGTATGGATGAAAAGGCATGGAAAGATATGCTCAGCGCTCTTAGCGCCGTTGGGTATGATTATGTGGTTTCCATTGAACACGAGGATATGCTTGCTTCCATAGATGAAGGCTTAGGCAAGGCGATTTCTTTATTAAAAGGAGCGCTCTTCAAAGAGCCGGTAGAAGAAATGTGGTGGGCTTAATTTCTATGAAATTTTCGAAAACGATTGATCTTATATGATTGTCTCTTGGGGCCTGCTGCATAATGATTACAGGGGAGTGGATCACGAAAATGAAAGCGGTTATATTTCCTGGAGATAAAAAGGTGGAAGTGCGAGAATATCCCATTCCGACTCCAGGACCAGGTGAAGTGTTAATCAAAATGAAAGCGTCAGCCATTTGCCGAAGCGATATGAGCTTATATTACGGCGACCCTGTTGTCGGCGGAGAAAAGGCGAAAACAGGGTCCATTATTCCGGGACATGAACCGGCAGGAGAAATTGTTCAAGTAGGAGAAGGTGTACATTCCTACTATCCCGGAGACCAGGTGGCTGTTTATTTAGCATTGGGCTGTGGAGAATGTTCATATTGTAAAAGCGGTTATAAAATGTTTTGTAAAGAATTTCAATGCATTGGATTTGACGCTCATGGCGGAGATGCTGACTACATGGTGGCTCCGGCTGAAAATTGTATGAAAATTCCCGATGAAATGAGTTTTGTTGCTGCTGCCGTCTCTACTGATGCCATTGGCACATTATACCATGCACAAAAGAGGCTGGGGATCTCCGGAAGAGATGTCTTAGTGATTTTTGGTTTAGGGCCAATGGGCGGTGCGGGTGTCATGATCGCCAAAGGATTGGGGGCAACGGTCATTGCCGTAGATATGCTGGATGAACGGCTGCAAGTTGCAAAAGAGCTTGGAGCGGATTATATCGTTAATGGTAAAAAGGTCAATGTACTGGAAGAAATCTTTCGGATTACAAATGGCCGTGGCGCAGATGCTGCCATTGATTGTTCCGGAAACGCGCAAGCTGAAAATAATGCGTTGGATTGTGTCCGCCCTCACGGACGAGTCGCATGGATTGGCGAGAGCAAAAGCACAACGATTAAGCCAAGTGATCAGTTCATTCGTAAACAAATAACAGTTATAGGTTCTTGGTATTTCCCCATTCATGAATATGAGGAAATTGCGCAATTTATCATCCGAAAAAAATTGCCCGTCGAAAAATTGGTCACTCATCGATTTAAGTTGGAAGAGGCTGAAACAGCTTTTCGGCTGTTTGATGAGCGCAAAACGGAAAAAGCGGTATTTGTTTGGGAATGAATTTTGAAAAGGGGATGTACAAGATGAAGGGTATATCTTTTAATACTTGGGTTTACAGCAGTTTTCCAACTTGGGTTCCTTCTTATCCGTTAGAAGAAGTGATTAAACGAATTTCGTCATTTGGCTATGATGCGATTGAAATAGGATGCGCCAGTCCGCATGCGTGGCCGGACTATTTATCAAATGAAAGAAGACGAGAGATTTTAAAATTATTAAAAGAAAAGAACTTAAAAGTATCAGCAATGTTGCCCGCTCCAGGCGGCGGGCCGGGGATGAATCCGAGTTCTCCTCTGGCGGAAGAAAGAAAGTTTACCATCAACCATTACAAAGAAGTGGTACGGCTAGCTTCTGAATGGGAATGTCCAACCGTTATCTGGGTTGCCGGCTGGGTTGTCCATGGCACTTCTCAACAAGATGCGTGGAATTATAGTTTGCAAGGTTTAATAGATGTAGCCAATTTCGCCAAAAAACATGGGGTGACGATGGTAGTAGAACCTACTCCTGCGGACAGCAATTTAATTGAAACAGCCGATGATGCCTTGCTTTTAAGGGAACAAACAGGCTTATCCAATGTAAAAGTAATGTTTGACACTTTCCATGCTTTATACAGAAATGAAGTGCCAAGCGATTATGCTTATCGAATGGGAGAATACCTTCACCACGTCCACATTTCTGATCATGACCGACTTCCGCCCGGACAAGGAAGAGGCGATTTTCCATCTTTATTAAAAGCGTTAAAAGATATTCATTATGACGGTTATTTGTCAATGGAAGTAGGATTTCATACGAGACAATCAGAACCTGATTGGTATGCAAGAACGTCAATCGAATATTTAAAAGCGAAATTAGCAGAATTGGATTAATGGAAAAAAAAGAGTTCAACCGATGTCAGGAAGAGCTTGCCGGATCCAAAAGGTTGTGTCCACTATAGGGCACAACCTTTTTTAGCATAAAAAGAAAAATTCCTGTTATTTGGGTGTTGATTCGGCAGGAAGAAACAGCTTTTATTCGAATACTATGTGAACAATCAAAATAAAATTCAAAGGAAACCAATGTTTTATGGAGGTTTTGATCGATCTCATAATTTTTTCACTATACGATAAATGCTTTATTTGATCCTGCCATCACGCTCATTTTTATTTTGTTCTTTCCTTTTGCGGATTGAACAAAAAATACCATTCAATAAAATTTTCCAATCTACAACATAAGAGTTGACAAAAGATTGGATGTGCGTTACTATTATCTCAAATTCAAGATACTTGGATTTAAGATAATGAGGTGGAAGAAAACGAATATAAGGGGGGTGGAAATAACAAGATGATGATGTCTGTTGGTTTTTAGACAGGATGGAATAGTGGAACGTTTCCTTAGTATGAATAAGGAAAGCGCACCCTAAGCACGGGGCGAGAATGGGCCCCTTCAATATAGATCAAAATAAATTTTAAAGGAGGAGAAAATGATGATGAGTATTGGTTTGTTAATTATTCGTTTAGTGATTGGATTATCGTTTGTCGGCCATGGAGCTCAAAAATTGTTCGGCTGGTTTGGAGGCTATGGAATAAAGGGCACCGGTCAATGGATGGAATCGATTGGCATTAAACCAGGTGCAACGATGGCTTTTCTGGCCGGTTTAGCAGAATTTGCAGGGGGATTGTTATTCGCTCTAGGATTACTAACACCTCTTGCGGGAATCATGATCGCTGCGACCATGATCGTTGCGATTGCAAAAGTTCACGGACCGAATGGATTTTGGGCGACACAAAATGGTTATGAATTGAATCTTATATTAATTGCAGTTGCCATTGGGGTTGCTCTTACAGGTCCTGGCCAATATGCTTTGGATGCCGTTCTTTTCTAAAACGATTTTGTCCAAAATGTGAGGGAATCAAAAGAGAATTTAAAGTAAATGAGTATGGAGGGGCAATAGAGTGAATCAGCCATTATAGAATCCATTATAGAAAATTTGCCCCTTCTTTTTTAACATGCAAAAGCGAGGAAGATACTTGTATTTTTAGAAAATGATCCATACTTGCTTCATCAGGAAAGGAATCAATCTATTCAAGGAGAGAAGAATGATGGGGAAGAAAACAAAAGGGATCCATCACATCACAGCCATTGTGGGGAATCCGCAGGAAAATGTCGACTTTTATGCTGGTGTGCTGGGATTGCGATTGGTGAAGAAAACGATTAATTTCGATGATCCGGGCACTTACCACTTTTATTTTGGCAATGAAGCCGGAAAACCGGGCACGATTATCACCTTTTTCCCATGGCCAGATGGGCGCAGAGGGAAAATCGGCGACGGACAAGTGGGAGTGACAACATATGTTGTTCCAAAAGGCGCTATGCTGTTTTGGGAACAAAGGCTCGAGAAATTCCACGTTCCATTTTCCAAACTAGAACGATTTGGCGAACAATATTTACGTTTGAGCGATCCTCATGGGTTGGAAATAGAATTGGTGGAGAGAAAAGAAGGAGACAACAGCCAATGGAGTTTTGGCGGCGTGACCTCTGATGTCGCCATTAAAGGTTTTGGAGGAGCCGTTCTTTTCTCTGCCGATCCTGAAAAAACAGCTGAATTGCTCGAAAACGTACTGGGGCTTGAACAAGCAGGAGAGGAAGGAGAATATATCCGTTTTCGGTCGACAAGCGACATTGGGAATGTGGTTGATTTGAAAACATCTCCAACCGGCCGCGGTCAAGTAGGGGTCGGAACGGTCCATCATATCGCTTGGCGTACAGAGAATGACGAGGATCAGTTGGATTGGAAAGAACGCATCGAAAAACACGGATATCCAGTAACGCCTGTACAGGACAGAAATTATTTTCACTCTATTTACTTCAGAGAATATGGGAAAATTTTATTTGAAATGGCCACAGACCCACCGGGATTTGCCATTGATGAAGAACCGGAAAAATTAGGAGAAAATTTAATGCTGCCTGAGTGGTATGAACCGTACAGAAGCAAATTGGAACAAATTTTGCCGTCTATTCAAGTAAGAGAATTGGACAAAACTCAGAAGTAAAAATTTCTTTTTAAAAGCAGGACTAGATGATTGGGATTCGATCATTGATCCAATCCATAAGAAAATCGGAAATTGAATGAGCCGTCTTCCTTGTTATGAGGTATGAAAGGAGAAAAATCATGAGACATCTATTTCAACAAGGCCGCGATCCGGCGAAGCCCACTTTTCTTTTGCTTCATGGAACAGGGGGCAATGAATCGGACCTATTGCCTCTGGCCGGTATGATCGACCCGGATGCTTCCGTTTTAAGTGTACGCGGAAATGTGCTGGAAAACGGAATGCCTCGTTTCTTTAGAAGATTGGCGGAAGGCGTATTCGATGAAAAAGATCTTGTGTTCCGTACGAAAGAATTATATGAGTTTCTAGACGAAGCATCAAAGAAGTATTCATTCGATCGAAAAAATATAGTGGCTATTGGATATTCCAACGGAGCTAATATCGCCGGAAGCTTACTGTTTCATTATCAAGATGCGTTGAAAGGAGCCATTCTCTTTCATCCGATGGTTCCAAGAAGAGGGATTGATTTGCCGCATCTGTCAGAGACAAAGGTATTCATCGCAGCGGGCACAAATGATCCCATCTGTTCTCCGCAGGAATCATCGGAACTTCAACTTTTATTAGAACAAGCACATGCGAAAGTTGACATTCACTGGGAGAATAAAGGCCATCAATTAACATTGGATGAAATTCAAGCCGCTGCTAAATGGTATCAAGAAATGTTTTGATATCTAAAAACCATGTATTCTGATATTTTGTGCGAATTTTGAAAAAGATGATGATGCGAAATGGAGCAGCTTTGTGGACAATAAGCAAATGAGAAATGTTTGGCTGAATTGAACAATGAGGAAAACATAGCAGCAACATTAACAATCGGAAAATGGAAGCAGGTTGAATGGAATCATTTTTGAACGTTGTCTGTTTTGGCTTTAAAAGAATAAAAACATACTATTATAACGGCAAGGCACGAATGACCACCTCATTCATGTATTTTCAAATATATTTTTCATGATCAAGATTGTTACTTTACAGTTTTTAATTACAATAATAAAATTACTTACGTAAAGTAACTATATAAATTTTGAAAACTACTTTTTTACAACTGAAGGTAAGTAAATGAATTTCATTATTTATTCAAAGAGAGGGAATTAATATGGAATTTCATCCCGCCCCATACGTTTGTGGGACAAGTGGACTTAAAAGTGGCCAATTTAGAACGTTCTCTTGCGTTTTACCAAAACGTGATAGGTTTTCAAATACTGGAACAATCAAAAAAGAAGGCGGTCCTTACAGCGGATGGAAAAACGCCTCTGGTAACCATTGAGCAACCGGAAAATGTGATACCGAAACAGCCGCATAGAACCGGTTTGTACCATTTTGCCATCCTACTGCCTACACGTTCGGACTTGGCGAAAGTATTGCTGCATTTTATTCAAATTCGCTATCCATTGCAAGGGGGATCGGATCACCTTGTAAGTGAAGCGCTCTATTTAGCGGATCCTGACGGAAACGGAATTGAGATTTATGCAGATCGTCCATCATCTACATGGAATTGGAACAATGGGGAAGTGGTCATGTCAACAGAGCCGCTGGATGTAGAAAATTTGCTTGCAGAAGGAAGAGATGGATCGTGGAAAGGACTTCCTTCCGATACAGTTATTGGACATATTCATTTGCACGTTTCCGAATTGCAAAAAACGGAGCAATTTTATCGTGAAGGGCTTGGATTTGATATTGTAAGCCGATATGGTCGACAGGCGTTATTTATCTCGACAGGCGGCTATCATCATCATATTGGATTAAATACTTGGAACGGGGTGGGAATACCTGCGCCTTCAGAAAATAGCGTCGGATTGAAAAAGTTTTCTCTTGTCCTCCCGAGCGATGAAGCTCGAAATCAAATCATCGACCGGTTGCGGAAAATCGATGCTTCCGTGACAGAAGAAAACGATATATACATGACAAAAGATCCTTCAGGAAATCAGATTCAGCTGTTGGTGTAAGTTTGAATCATTTTCCAAGATTTTCAGCGGAACTCCAATGCTTTTTGAGAAGTTGATTTTTGAAACCAATAAACGTTCTTGCAGCACTCTTCCTTAAATCGGGTGAAAGAGTGCTGTTTTTTTATAACGGACCTATGCATGTCTCTTTCATTCTATACGTGAAATGATTTTAGAAGGGAGAAATGGAAACATTTTATATTTTGTCATAATAGATAAGTCCTGAACGGAGCATTGTTGATAGAATAATTCTTTCTAGCACAAAATATGGACTGAATATGGATGCTTTGCCATAATGGTGAATGGATTAAGATGTATGGATGTATCTCACCAGGCTATGCGAGTAAGAATTAGTGCAAAATAATTTACATTTTTGCATGAATGATTTAAGATGAAAACAATTATTTTTTCCTTAAGTAAACTTTTTTGTAGAAGTATTACTTTTAGGTGTTTATGCAAAAATGAGAGGATCATTCGTAATGAACAATCATGATAAGAATAAACAAATTATTTATACAGCCCAGGCGGTTTTAGAGGGCAAAATCAAAGGATGGAAAGGCATTTTTCCTTTCTTGGGTCCGGCGTTTATTGCTTCTGTCGCCTATATGGATCCGGGCAACTTTGCAACCAATATCACAGCGGGATCTAAATATGGCTATGCGTTGTTATGGGTGATTGCGGCATCCAATTTAATGGCGGTGCTGATTCAATCTTTATCCGCTAAATTAGGAATTGCAACAGGCCGTAACTTGCCTGAGGTAGCAAGGGGATATTTTTCAAAACCTGTTTCCGTCTTTTTATGGATTCAAAGTGAATTAGTGATCATCGCAACGGATTTGGCTGAGTTTATTGGTTCATCATTAGGGCTTCACTTGCTTTTCGGGGTGCCTATGGTTCCTGCCGCTCTTATCACCGCTATTGCATCTTTTGTGATTTTGGAATGTCAGCGCCGTGGTTTTCGTTCATTGGAAACCGTGATTGTCGTCATGATTTCCATGGTGGTTTTATCGTTTGCGGTCCAAACGGTTCTGGCAAAACCTGATGTGGGAGCCGTTGCCGAAGGCTTGTTGACGCCGAAGTTTATAGGAGCAGACAGTATTCTGCTCGCTTCCGGCATTCTCGGGGCGACGGTCATGCCTCATGCTATTTACCTTCATTCTTCTTTGACTCAAAATCGTATAGTGGGAAAAGGCGAGTTAGAGAAAAAGAAAATATTTCAATTTGAGTTTTTGGACATCCTTTTTGCGATGTTAATATCGGGTGCCATCAATATGGCCATGTTGATTGTAGCCGCGGCCTTATTCCATAAAAATGGTTATGTTGTAGAAGATTTGGACAAAGCCTTTTACCTTTTCCATCATTTATCCGGTACTGCAGCTGCCGCTTTTTTTGGTCTTGGTTTGTTAATTGCTGGCTTGTCGAGCTCTTCCGTCGGGACGATGGCTGGTGATGTGGTCATGCAAGGATTTATTAACAAAAGAATACCTATTTATGTCCGGCGATTCATTACAATGGTGCCGCCGTTGGCCATTATTATAAGCGGCATTAATCCTACAAAAGCGTTGGTAGTCAGCCAAGTTGTTTTATCTTTTGGCATTGCTTTCGCTTTAATTCCGCTCATTATTTTTACAAGCAAGCGAAAAATTATGGGGATTCTTGTGAATCATCGCATGACAACCGTCATTAGCTGGATTGTCGCAACGCTAGTCATTTTACTAAATCTTTTTATCCTTTTTCATACTTTTGTTGGATAGATTGAAAAACTTAAAAAAATAAAATTGTGTTCATCCATCAGATGCACTGTCATAAAATCATGAATGAGTAAAACCTTTACGAATTTCAGCATAAAATGAGGATTCGTAAAGGTTTTTTTATGAATAAGATGTAATAGTGAGCATGTTCTAGATTCATTCTTCCACTGGCGTTCTCTATTGTCAAAAGTCTGCTTTTTCATTAACCTGTATAAGGACTCTTTTTCAATCTCCTTTTCAGCCTTTGCCGGGATTACTGCTTTTTCGTCTTGAAACTGGGATTATAATAAAACGTGGAATGGATGAAGGGGGAAATGGTTACAATGCCGATCTTTCGGGAGCTTGGAGAAGTCGTGCGATCTATTCTATTATTTTCAAAGAATGGGTTTGAGAAATTATCTATATTGTAATAATGGATAGAAAATAAAAAATTCCGGCAGAACTTTTAATGGTATAGATAGGTCTTTTAGAATGTCATCATCATGATGACATTTCATTTTGATCGTACGGTCGATGGAGAGGACGAGTGAATGGACTGTATCCATGATCGCCTAACTTTTAAACTCATAATGGATTCTTCCCGAAAATAAACAAAGGCTAAATTCTTTTTTCTTGAGAAATAGGATTTTTAGAAGATATGAGTTTTTCTACCGTTGAACGAATGGTGAAAATGATAAAAAGACCAATTTTTCATCCAAGGGAGAGTGCAACGTCATGAAATCAGTAAAAAAAGCGATCATCCCGGCTGCCGGGTTGGGAACACGTTTTTTGCCTGCAACAAAAGCGATGCCAAAAGAAATGCTTCCCATTGTTGATAAGCCTACCATTCAATATATTGTGGAAGAAGCCATTCATTCTGGGATTGAGGATATTATCATCGTGACCGGCAAAGGAAAACGCGCGATAGAAGACCATTTTGATCATGCATTTGAATTAGAAAAAAACCTTTATGACACAGGAAAGCTGGATTTGTTGGAAAAGGTTCAGCAATCATCGAACATGGTTGACATCCATTACATTCGTCAAAAAGAACCGTTGGGTTTGGGCCATGCGGTTTGGTGTGCTCGTAAATTTATTGGAGACGAGCCTTTTGCCGTGTTATTAGGGGATGATATTGTGGAATCGGAAACTCCTTGCATCAAGCAGCTAATGAATGTATATGAAAAAACGGGAGCATCCGTCATTGGAGTTCAGCCTGTTCCTTTGGAAGAAAGTCATCGTTATGGAATGATTGACCCGATGGCTCAGAATGGCCGACTGTATGAAATCAAAAATTTAGTGGAAAAACCGAAAAGAGGACAAGCCCCTTCTAATTTAGCGATCATGGGTCGTTATATTCTGACGCCAGAAATCTTTTCTTACCTAGAAAAACAAGAAAGAGGGGCAGGGGGAGAAATTCAGCTTACCGACGCCATTCAAAAATTGAGCAAGACTCAAAAAGTGTTTGGCTACTGCTTTGAAGGGAAACGATATGATGTCGGAGAAAAATTGGGCTTTATTTTGACGACTATTGAGTTTGCTTTAAAAAATGAAGAATTAAGAGAGCCTATGCTAGAAAAATTGAAACAACTGATAAAACAAGAAGAGAGAATGGTTTAAAACAAATAGATGGGGTGCGTGTATACGGAATGATGGCAAAATTAGCTTCGAATTGGACGAAAGAACAAAAATGGATTATTATTGCTTTTGCATTAATTGGAGTATATCTCCTTCCTATGTATGTATTAGGGGAAAATTCACATATTCGGGTTCATGATAATATGGACTCGAACATTGCTTGGTATAGGGTGTTAAAGCGAAGCGGGGAATTATTCGGACCTATTAATGCTACCATTCCACAAGTAATCAATGGGTTGCCGCGTAATGCATACGGTACGGAGTTTAGTGGGATCGAATGGCTGCATCATTTGTTTCCTCCAATGTTAGCTTACGCATTAAGCCAAACGATCACACGGGTATTCGCTTTTATAGGCATGTATTTGCTTTTAAAAAAGCACTTTGTTAAAGCAGACGATGCTTATCTAATTCGAGTGGGAGTGTCGCTTGCTTTTGCGCTGACTCCTTTTTGGCCTTCCGGCATGTTAAGCACGCTTGGACAGCCGCTTGCTTTATGGGCATTTTTGAATATAAGAGAACGAAAAGCGACTTGGAAAGAATGGTTGACGATTACTTTGCTTCCTTTCTATTCAAGCTTCGTTTTAGGGTTTTT of the Bacillus smithii genome contains:
- a CDS encoding ring-cleaving dioxygenase, which translates into the protein MGKKTKGIHHITAIVGNPQENVDFYAGVLGLRLVKKTINFDDPGTYHFYFGNEAGKPGTIITFFPWPDGRRGKIGDGQVGVTTYVVPKGAMLFWEQRLEKFHVPFSKLERFGEQYLRLSDPHGLEIELVERKEGDNSQWSFGGVTSDVAIKGFGGAVLFSADPEKTAELLENVLGLEQAGEEGEYIRFRSTSDIGNVVDLKTSPTGRGQVGVGTVHHIAWRTENDEDQLDWKERIEKHGYPVTPVQDRNYFHSIYFREYGKILFEMATDPPGFAIDEEPEKLGENLMLPEWYEPYRSKLEQILPSIQVRELDKTQK
- a CDS encoding zinc-dependent alcohol dehydrogenase family protein; translated protein: MITGEWITKMKAVIFPGDKKVEVREYPIPTPGPGEVLIKMKASAICRSDMSLYYGDPVVGGEKAKTGSIIPGHEPAGEIVQVGEGVHSYYPGDQVAVYLALGCGECSYCKSGYKMFCKEFQCIGFDAHGGDADYMVAPAENCMKIPDEMSFVAAAVSTDAIGTLYHAQKRLGISGRDVLVIFGLGPMGGAGVMIAKGLGATVIAVDMLDERLQVAKELGADYIVNGKKVNVLEEIFRITNGRGADAAIDCSGNAQAENNALDCVRPHGRVAWIGESKSTTIKPSDQFIRKQITVIGSWYFPIHEYEEIAQFIIRKKLPVEKLVTHRFKLEEAETAFRLFDERKTEKAVFVWE
- a CDS encoding VOC family protein; this translates as MANLERSLAFYQNVIGFQILEQSKKKAVLTADGKTPLVTIEQPENVIPKQPHRTGLYHFAILLPTRSDLAKVLLHFIQIRYPLQGGSDHLVSEALYLADPDGNGIEIYADRPSSTWNWNNGEVVMSTEPLDVENLLAEGRDGSWKGLPSDTVIGHIHLHVSELQKTEQFYREGLGFDIVSRYGRQALFISTGGYHHHIGLNTWNGVGIPAPSENSVGLKKFSLVLPSDEARNQIIDRLRKIDASVTEENDIYMTKDPSGNQIQLLV
- the galU gene encoding UTP--glucose-1-phosphate uridylyltransferase GalU, producing the protein MKSVKKAIIPAAGLGTRFLPATKAMPKEMLPIVDKPTIQYIVEEAIHSGIEDIIIVTGKGKRAIEDHFDHAFELEKNLYDTGKLDLLEKVQQSSNMVDIHYIRQKEPLGLGHAVWCARKFIGDEPFAVLLGDDIVESETPCIKQLMNVYEKTGASVIGVQPVPLEESHRYGMIDPMAQNGRLYEIKNLVEKPKRGQAPSNLAIMGRYILTPEIFSYLEKQERGAGGEIQLTDAIQKLSKTQKVFGYCFEGKRYDVGEKLGFILTTIEFALKNEELREPMLEKLKQLIKQEERMV
- a CDS encoding sugar phosphate isomerase/epimerase family protein codes for the protein MKGISFNTWVYSSFPTWVPSYPLEEVIKRISSFGYDAIEIGCASPHAWPDYLSNERRREILKLLKEKNLKVSAMLPAPGGGPGMNPSSPLAEERKFTINHYKEVVRLASEWECPTVIWVAGWVVHGTSQQDAWNYSLQGLIDVANFAKKHGVTMVVEPTPADSNLIETADDALLLREQTGLSNVKVMFDTFHALYRNEVPSDYAYRMGEYLHHVHISDHDRLPPGQGRGDFPSLLKALKDIHYDGYLSMEVGFHTRQSEPDWYARTSIEYLKAKLAELD
- a CDS encoding DoxX family protein — its product is MMSIGLLIIRLVIGLSFVGHGAQKLFGWFGGYGIKGTGQWMESIGIKPGATMAFLAGLAEFAGGLLFALGLLTPLAGIMIAATMIVAIAKVHGPNGFWATQNGYELNLILIAVAIGVALTGPGQYALDAVLF
- a CDS encoding Nramp family divalent metal transporter, whose amino-acid sequence is MNNHDKNKQIIYTAQAVLEGKIKGWKGIFPFLGPAFIASVAYMDPGNFATNITAGSKYGYALLWVIAASNLMAVLIQSLSAKLGIATGRNLPEVARGYFSKPVSVFLWIQSELVIIATDLAEFIGSSLGLHLLFGVPMVPAALITAIASFVILECQRRGFRSLETVIVVMISMVVLSFAVQTVLAKPDVGAVAEGLLTPKFIGADSILLASGILGATVMPHAIYLHSSLTQNRIVGKGELEKKKIFQFEFLDILFAMLISGAINMAMLIVAAALFHKNGYVVEDLDKAFYLFHHLSGTAAAAFFGLGLLIAGLSSSSVGTMAGDVVMQGFINKRIPIYVRRFITMVPPLAIIISGINPTKALVVSQVVLSFGIAFALIPLIIFTSKRKIMGILVNHRMTTVISWIVATLVILLNLFILFHTFVG
- a CDS encoding sugar phosphate isomerase/epimerase family protein — translated: MKLGVFTVLYQNLPFEEMLDKLCEMGVEAVELGTGNYPGNSHCDPDELLNNPEKIRSFLHAIESRGLTISGLSCHGNPLHPNKKAAKEAHEVWRKTVLLAERLEVPVINGFAGCPGDHENAKFPNWVTCSWPPEYLEILDWQWNQVVIPYWKEESKFAESHGIKKIAFEMHPGFVVYNPETLLKLREHVGPAIGANFDPSHLVWQGIHPVEAIKKLGKENAIFHFHAKDIYLDEANIRVNGVLDTKHYSDILNRSWTFRSVGYGMDEKAWKDMLSALSAVGYDYVVSIEHEDMLASIDEGLGKAISLLKGALFKEPVEEMWWA
- a CDS encoding alpha/beta hydrolase, which translates into the protein MRHLFQQGRDPAKPTFLLLHGTGGNESDLLPLAGMIDPDASVLSVRGNVLENGMPRFFRRLAEGVFDEKDLVFRTKELYEFLDEASKKYSFDRKNIVAIGYSNGANIAGSLLFHYQDALKGAILFHPMVPRRGIDLPHLSETKVFIAAGTNDPICSPQESSELQLLLEQAHAKVDIHWENKGHQLTLDEIQAAAKWYQEMF